Part of the Streptomyces sp. NBC_00457 genome, GCCGCGGTCGGAGCCGTCCCCGATGACGTCGTCCATACGACGGCCGCCACCGGAGGCGACGTGGAAGAGCTTGCCCTTCAGACCGGTCCAGGTCGGCATGGTCAGCCCACCGGGCCGGTCGTGCGGGGCGATCTGCCAGCGGACCAGGACGTAGCCCTGGCCGCTGAGCGTCACGTTCTCCCCGCGGTGCTGCATCACGGTCCTCGCGCCGCCGGTGCTGGTGATGCCGGACTCGGGGCGAAGCGGGAGGGCGGCGGGCCGGGTGTTCGGGTCCGGTGCCTGGTCGACGGCGTCCACGACGGTGCCGTACAGGTCGGGCTGCCGCGTCGGGGACGGTGAAGGTGACGCCGTGGGCGAGGCGGGCGCGGAAGGGGCCGGCGGGCGGGCCGTGCTCGCCGCGGTCGGGGCCGCCGCGCGCGGGGGCGGGTCGGCCGGGGGCTGGGTGACGACGTACGCACCACCCGCCACGATGCTCGCGCCGGCCGTCATCGCGACGGCGGGCTTGGTCAGCGCGCCCAGCACCTTCGCGGACCAGCCGATGGAGGTGGCGGCCACGGCCGTCTTGCCGCCGAAGGCCAGCGACAGGGTGAAGCCGACCGGGAGCGGCACGAGCGCGATCCCGACGAGCAGCCGCTCGGCCGGTACGACGGCCTGGCGGGCGTCGCCGCAGTAGCCGCAGCCGCGGATGTGCCGGGCCAGCCGCTTGCGCCAGACGGAGTCGGGGCCGCCGTTCCAGCGGGCCGTGACCTCGCGCAGTTCGGGGCAGGCGCCATCCAGGGCGCGCACGATGCCGCGCGCGTTCTCCACGCGTTCCTTCAGCCGCTGGACGCGAACGGCGGCATGCTGGCGGCTGATGCCGGCGGCCGAGGCCAGCTCACGCCGGGTGAGTTCACCGGCGACCTCCAGCCACCACAGCGACAGCAGCTGCCGGTCCTCGTCGTCGAGCCAGCGCACCGCCTCCGCGACCTCGCGGCGCTGGCCCTCCAACTGGAGCCGCAGCACGGTGAGTTCGGCGAAGTCGGTGGCCTCGTGCGCCGCGGACTCGTCCAGCCGGTCGGGCTGCTTGCGGCGTGCCCGGTCCCGGATCTGCCGCATGGCGATCGCCACCAGCCAGGACCGGAAGCTGTCCGGGTCGCGCAGCGAGCCGAGGTTGTCGACGGCCCGCAGCATCGTCTCTTGTACGACGTCGTCGACATCGGCATGACCGTTCAGGGCGCGGCCGACGATGTTGTAGACCAGCGGCAGCCAGCCCGCGACCAGCTCGTCCAGCGCCTGCCGGTCGCCGGCCTGCGCCGCCGCGATGGTGGATCGCCACTGCCGCCCTTCCACAATCGTCCTCTCCTGTGTCATTCCGTGTCCGTACGCACCTTGTCAGCCGTGACTGTGTGGCTCGCCATGAGGAAGATCACAGATACGGAGACGGGGTGAAGGCGGCCTCGATAACAGTTTTTCGGTGCCGGTGCCGGTCCCGTAGGGGCGATCCCCGGGAACTCCAGTGCCGAGGGCGGGAATTGCTCGGGGTTCCACCAGGGTGGGTGCCCTCCTCGGTGACGATCCGGGCATCGTCGTACTCGCAGAGGATCATCACAAACGCCCAGCCGCCCCCCCCTGGAGCAGCCCATGCGCACCTCTGTCCTCGCCGCCTGTGTCGCCGTCGCCCTGACCGCGGGCCCGCTGGCGGCCCCCGCGTTAGCCGCGCCCCCGTCGGCCTCCGCGTCGGCCTCCGTCCGCGCCGCGGCGGGCCCGGACGCGGAGGCCCTGTGCGCCGCGATCGCCGGGCTTCCGGACGAGGACGCGACGGCCGCCCTGGTCCGGGTCGGCGGCACAGGGGGCAGCTGGCACGGCAGCTCGGGCGTGCGGGACCTGGTCAGCGGGCAGGCGGCGGATCCGGATGCGCGGTTCCGGGCCGGTTCGACGACGAAGGTGGTGACGGCGGCCGTCGTCCTGCAGCTCGCGGCGGAACGCGCGGTCGACCTGAACCGGCCGGTGCAGCACTACCTCCCCGGCCTGCTGAGCAAGCGCTTCAAGCCGATCACGGTACGGCAGCTGCTGAACCACACCAGCGGCATCCAACCCGGCGACGCCCTCGGTGACACCCTGGAGGAGGCGTACGAGCACCGCTTCGACACGCTTTCGCCGCGGCAGGTGGTGGCGTCGGCGGTGGCGAAGGGGCCGGAGTTCCGCCCCGGGAAGCAACAGCATTACCTCAACATCAACTACACGGTGCTCGGGATGCTGATCGAGAAGGTGACCGGACACTCGTACGCCACCGAGGCCACCCGTCGCGTGCTGCACCCCGCGGGAATGTGGGACACGTACTTTCCGGGCACCGATCCGCGCATCCTCGGCCCGCACAACCGCGGATACCAGCAGATGAAGCAGCCGGACGGGACGACCCGGCTGGTCGACGTCACCGAGTGGAACCAGGCGGACCGCTGGGCGGCCGGCGACATGATCTCCACGACCGCCGACCTGGAGCGGTTGATCGACACGCTCTTCCGAGGGCGGATCGTGCCCCAGCCGCAGCTGCGGGAGATGTTCACGGTGCCGCGCGTCAAGGACACGACCATGAAGGACGCGACGATGAGCGCGGGGCTCCAGCGGTTCGTGTACGAGGGGAAGGTCTACTGGATCAAGACAGGGGCTCGGTACGGCTACAGCACGGCGATCGGCGCGACCCGCGGCCTGAGCCGGACGGTCGTCTACTCGCTCAACGACACGAACGCCAAGGACCAGGACATGAACCCGGTCGCGGAGCGGATCGTAGGGGCGGCGCTCAAGCAGGGCGTGAGTGGGCGAGACCACTTGTGCAACTAGTTGCATAATCGGCGGGCCGTCCTCTACAACAGTCGAATGAGCCGTTACCCGCATCTGCTGACCCCCCTCGACCTGGGCTTCACCACCCTCCCCAACCGCGTGCTCATGGGCTCCATGCACGTCGGCCTGGAGGAGGCGGAGCGCGGTTTCGAGCGGATGGCCGCCTTCTACGCCGCCCGCGCCAGGGGCGGCGTAGGACTGATCGTCACCGGGGGCATCGCGCCCAACGAGGAGGGCCGACCATACGAGGGCGGCGCGAAGCTGACCACCGACGCCGAGGCGGAGCAGCACACGGTCATCACCGAGGCCGTGCACCGCGAGGACGGGCGGATCGCGATGCAGATCCTGCACTTCGGCCGGTACGCGTACCACCAGGACCTCGTCGCCCCGAGCCCCCTCCAGGCGCCCATCAGCCCCTTCCAGCCGCGAGAGCTCAGCGACGAGGACGTGGAGCGGACGATCGACGACTACGCGCGCGCCGCCCGTCTCGCCCGGCAGGCCGGGTACGACGGGGTCGAGATCATGGGCTCCGAGGGCTATCTGATCAACGAGTTCATCGCGGCGCAGACCAATCACCGCACCGACCGCTGGGGCGGCTCGTACGAGAACCGCATGCGGTTCCCCGTGGAGATCGTGCGGCGGGTGCGGGAGGCGGTCGGCGCGGACTTCATCGTCATCTACCGGCTGTCGATGCTGGACCTGGTGCCGGGCGGCTCGACGCACGACGAGGTGGTGACGCTCGCCAAGGCGGTCGAGGCGGCCGGCGCGACGATCATCAACACCGGTATCGGCTGGCACGAGGCCCGTATCCCCACGATCGCCACGTCCGTGCCGCGAGGCGCGTACACCTGGGTCACCAAGCGGCTCATGGGCGAGGTCTCGGTGCCTCTCGTCACCACCAACCGCATCAACACCCCTGAGCTGGCGGAGGAGTTGCTCGCGGATGGCTGCGCCGACATGGTGTCGATGGCCCGGCCGATGCTCGCCGACCCGGAGTTCGTGAACAAGGCGGCCGAGGGCCGTCCCGAGGCGATCAACACCTGCATCGGCTGCAACCAGGCCTGCCTCGATCACACCTTCAGCGGGCAGATCACCTCGTGCCTGGTCAACCCGCGCGCCTGCCACGAGACCGAGCTGGTGCTCTCCCCGACCCGGCTGCGCAAGCGGGTCGCGGTCGTCGGCGCGGGCCCGGCGGGGCTGGCTTGTGCGGTTTCGGCGGCCGAGCGCGGCCACGAGGTGACGCTGTACGACGCCGCGAGCGAGGTCGGCGGTCAGCTCAACGTGGCCCGCAAGGTGCCCGGCAAGCAGGAGTTCGACGAGACGCTGCGCTACTTCCGCCACCAACTCGACGCCCGCGGGGTCGACGTACGCCTGAACACCCGGGTCTCCGCGGACGCTCTGTCCGGCTACGACGAGGTCGTCGTAGCCACCGGCGTCACCCCCCGCACCCCTGACATCCCCGGCGTCGACCACCCGAGCGTCGTGGGCTATCTCGACGTCCTGCGCGACGGCGCCCCCGTCGGCGACCGCGTCGCGGTCCTCGGCGCGGGCGGCATCGGCTTCGACGTCGCGGAGTACCTCACGGACGGCGGCGACAAGGCGAGCGAGGACCCGGCGACGTACTTCCGTCACTGGGGAGTCGACATGACGTATGAGCAGCCCGGCGGACTCACCGCCCCCGAGCGCCCCGCCCCGCCCCGCACGGTCCATCTGCTCCAGCGCAAGACGTCCAAGGTCGGCGCGGGCCTCGGCAAGACCACGGGCTGGATCCACCGGACCGAGCTCAAGCACCGTGGCGTCCGTATGGTCCCGGGCGTGCGGTACGACCGGATCGACGACGCCGGACTGCATGTGACGGTCGGTGAGACCAGTACGGTTCTTGAGGTCGACACGATTGTGCTGTGCGCGGGGCAGGAGCCGAGGCGGGAGCTGTACGAGGAGTTGGTGGCCGCGGGCCGGAGCGCGCACCTGATCGGCGGGGCCGACGTGGCCGCCGAGCTGGATGCCAAGCGGGCGATCAAGCAGGGTACGGAGGTCGCGGCGGCGCTCTAGCTTCGCTGGGGCGCCGGTTTTCCGTCTGCGGGTGCGTTGTGGCTGGTCGCGCAGTTCCCCGCGCCCCTGGCGGGGCGCTGCTGCACCGTTCCTAGGATGGGCCCATGTCCCTGCCGCACGCGATTCTGACCGCCCTGCTGGAGAAGCCGTCCTCGGGGCTGGAGCTGACTCGGCGGTTCGATCGGTCGATCGGGTACTTCTGGTCGGCGACGCATCAGCAGATCTATCGCGAGCTGGGGAAACTCGAGGCCGAGGGCTCCATCCGGGCCCTGCCCGCCGCGCAGCCGACCCGTGGGCAGAAGAGGAGCTACGAGGTGCTGCCCGCGGGCCGCGCCGAACTGGCCCGCTGGACGGCCGCCGCCCAGGGCCCCAAGCCGCACCGGGACGCCCTGCTGCTGCGGCTGCGCGCGGCGGCCGTGGTCGGCACGGCGGGTCTTGAGGCCGATCTGCGCCGCCATCTGGAGCTGCACCGGCGGCAGTTGGCCGAGTACGAGGAGATCGAGCGGCGCGATTTCCCGCCCGGCAAGGACAACCCCGAGGACCGGCTGCGGCATCTGGTGCTGCGGGCGGGCATCGACCTGGAGAACTTCTGGACGGGGTGGCTGACGCACGCGCTGGAGGAAGTCGCCGGGCTGCCGGATCACGGCTGAGCTCTCCGCCGGCATCCCCCGCCCCGGGCTGTGGGCGAAGTCATAGCCGTACACCTACTCCGGCTTTACACACGCTGCAGTAACTTGGTGAACGAAACAGTTTCGTTCCGGTGGGCGGCCAGCTCCGCCTCCATACGGGAGAAGGCAGCCATGGTCTCCGTACTCGTGGTCACCGACCAGTCTCTGCAGCGTCTCGCCCTACACATGCTCCTCGCCGCCGAGCCCGATCTGAGCGTCGTCGGGGAAGCGGCGAGCGGGACCGAGGCGGTCCGCCTGAGCGCCGAACTCCG contains:
- a CDS encoding PadR family transcriptional regulator yields the protein MSLPHAILTALLEKPSSGLELTRRFDRSIGYFWSATHQQIYRELGKLEAEGSIRALPAAQPTRGQKRSYEVLPAGRAELARWTAAAQGPKPHRDALLLRLRAAAVVGTAGLEADLRRHLELHRRQLAEYEEIERRDFPPGKDNPEDRLRHLVLRAGIDLENFWTGWLTHALEEVAGLPDHG
- a CDS encoding serine hydrolase domain-containing protein, translated to MRTSVLAACVAVALTAGPLAAPALAAPPSASASASVRAAAGPDAEALCAAIAGLPDEDATAALVRVGGTGGSWHGSSGVRDLVSGQAADPDARFRAGSTTKVVTAAVVLQLAAERAVDLNRPVQHYLPGLLSKRFKPITVRQLLNHTSGIQPGDALGDTLEEAYEHRFDTLSPRQVVASAVAKGPEFRPGKQQHYLNINYTVLGMLIEKVTGHSYATEATRRVLHPAGMWDTYFPGTDPRILGPHNRGYQQMKQPDGTTRLVDVTEWNQADRWAAGDMISTTADLERLIDTLFRGRIVPQPQLREMFTVPRVKDTTMKDATMSAGLQRFVYEGKVYWIKTGARYGYSTAIGATRGLSRTVVYSLNDTNAKDQDMNPVAERIVGAALKQGVSGRDHLCN
- a CDS encoding NADPH-dependent 2,4-dienoyl-CoA reductase — protein: MSRYPHLLTPLDLGFTTLPNRVLMGSMHVGLEEAERGFERMAAFYAARARGGVGLIVTGGIAPNEEGRPYEGGAKLTTDAEAEQHTVITEAVHREDGRIAMQILHFGRYAYHQDLVAPSPLQAPISPFQPRELSDEDVERTIDDYARAARLARQAGYDGVEIMGSEGYLINEFIAAQTNHRTDRWGGSYENRMRFPVEIVRRVREAVGADFIVIYRLSMLDLVPGGSTHDEVVTLAKAVEAAGATIINTGIGWHEARIPTIATSVPRGAYTWVTKRLMGEVSVPLVTTNRINTPELAEELLADGCADMVSMARPMLADPEFVNKAAEGRPEAINTCIGCNQACLDHTFSGQITSCLVNPRACHETELVLSPTRLRKRVAVVGAGPAGLACAVSAAERGHEVTLYDAASEVGGQLNVARKVPGKQEFDETLRYFRHQLDARGVDVRLNTRVSADALSGYDEVVVATGVTPRTPDIPGVDHPSVVGYLDVLRDGAPVGDRVAVLGAGGIGFDVAEYLTDGGDKASEDPATYFRHWGVDMTYEQPGGLTAPERPAPPRTVHLLQRKTSKVGAGLGKTTGWIHRTELKHRGVRMVPGVRYDRIDDAGLHVTVGETSTVLEVDTIVLCAGQEPRRELYEELVAAGRSAHLIGGADVAAELDAKRAIKQGTEVAAAL
- a CDS encoding sigma-70 family RNA polymerase sigma factor, which encodes MTQERTIVEGRQWRSTIAAAQAGDRQALDELVAGWLPLVYNIVGRALNGHADVDDVVQETMLRAVDNLGSLRDPDSFRSWLVAIAMRQIRDRARRKQPDRLDESAAHEATDFAELTVLRLQLEGQRREVAEAVRWLDDEDRQLLSLWWLEVAGELTRRELASAAGISRQHAAVRVQRLKERVENARGIVRALDGACPELREVTARWNGGPDSVWRKRLARHIRGCGYCGDARQAVVPAERLLVGIALVPLPVGFTLSLAFGGKTAVAATSIGWSAKVLGALTKPAVAMTAGASIVAGGAYVVTQPPADPPPRAAAPTAASTARPPAPSAPASPTASPSPSPTRQPDLYGTVVDAVDQAPDPNTRPAALPLRPESGITSTGGARTVMQHRGENVTLSGQGYVLVRWQIAPHDRPGGLTMPTWTGLKGKLFHVASGGGRRMDDVIGDGSDRGYVTGMGGPDIGYTDLPDGTQQMWQNEFFYVDGTVTLNVNERGASYGLTVFPSSWDKVTEDIQNGPDQGAIRYGLVRDNGKDTAPVPQYVTRATPADPATVAQRSRL